The proteins below are encoded in one region of Patescibacteria group bacterium:
- a CDS encoding cation:proton antiporter, translating to MIFVNNAKLFLQRFKMVLIGATVFWGHSVFASSGAVPEGANIATVFLWIAILLLAAKFSGFVAAFGQPAVLGELLIGVFLGNLALIGINFFEPIAQNEIIHFLAELGVVILLFQIGLESNIAEMQRTGPRAVIVAVVGVIVPFVLGTYVVGPWLFPELSLNAHLFLGATLTATSVGITGRVFKDLHFIKEPEAQIVLGAAVIDDVLGLIILAIVSAIVTLGAVSFGAVSFIIGKAVLFLVGAIVVGQLAAPRIGRLFSLISTGVGMKFTLAVSFGLVFSYLASAIGLAPIVGAFAAGLILDSVHFQYFKDPKVIRDVRKYIAGCDETTRVGIEAIIEPHAKRHLDSIVEPVGYLVVPIFFVVTGMNVNVATFTNPRLLVLALAVTVVAFIGKLAAGLVAGPVRKLIVGFGMVPRGEVGLIFATVGRSLGVVSEDVYSVIVIMVIVTTIFTPPILTRLIKQHSTEPVVSGK from the coding sequence ATGATTTTCGTAAATAACGCAAAACTGTTCTTGCAGCGTTTTAAGATGGTACTGATTGGTGCCACAGTATTTTGGGGGCATAGTGTTTTTGCCAGTTCGGGAGCGGTGCCCGAAGGTGCAAATATCGCAACTGTTTTTTTATGGATTGCCATCCTGCTACTCGCCGCGAAGTTTTCAGGATTCGTGGCAGCGTTCGGTCAACCGGCGGTTCTCGGGGAGCTCCTCATCGGTGTTTTCCTTGGTAACCTGGCGCTTATTGGTATTAATTTTTTTGAGCCAATTGCCCAAAACGAGATAATTCATTTTCTTGCCGAACTGGGTGTCGTTATTTTGCTGTTTCAGATTGGGCTAGAATCCAATATTGCCGAGATGCAACGGACTGGTCCGCGAGCTGTGATTGTTGCCGTTGTTGGTGTCATAGTGCCCTTCGTCCTGGGGACATACGTCGTCGGTCCTTGGCTTTTCCCGGAACTTAGTCTGAATGCTCATCTTTTCCTTGGCGCGACGTTGACCGCCACCTCCGTAGGTATAACTGGCCGGGTATTTAAAGATCTTCATTTCATCAAGGAACCTGAAGCGCAAATTGTGCTTGGCGCGGCTGTAATCGATGATGTGCTGGGTCTCATCATTTTGGCCATTGTTTCGGCAATTGTGACGCTTGGCGCCGTCAGCTTTGGCGCCGTCAGCTTCATCATTGGAAAGGCCGTCCTTTTCCTTGTTGGGGCAATTGTCGTCGGGCAGCTTGCTGCTCCGAGAATTGGCCGACTCTTCTCCCTAATAAGCACAGGAGTCGGAATGAAATTTACTTTGGCAGTATCCTTTGGTCTCGTATTTTCCTATTTGGCGAGCGCGATTGGTCTAGCACCGATTGTTGGTGCGTTTGCTGCCGGATTAATTTTAGATTCGGTACATTTTCAATACTTCAAAGATCCGAAGGTTATTCGAGACGTACGAAAATATATTGCTGGGTGTGATGAAACTACTAGGGTGGGCATCGAAGCAATCATTGAGCCACACGCAAAGCGCCATTTAGATTCTATTGTCGAACCAGTAGGGTATCTCGTCGTCCCAATTTTTTTCGTGGTTACCGGTATGAACGTTAATGTGGCTACCTTCACAAATCCGCGACTGCTCGTGCTCGCACTCGCCGTAACAGTTGTCGCGTTTATTGGTAAATTAGCAGCCGGCTTGGTTGCTGGCCCCGTCCGCAAACTCATTGTCGGTTTTGGTATGGTGCCGCGTGGTGAGGTTGGGCTTATCTTTGCCACTGTGGGGAGAAGCTTGGGCGTCGTTTCTGAAGATGTTTACTCGGTTATTGTTATTATGGTTATAGTGACCACGATTTTTACACCTCCAATTTTAACTCGTCTCATAAAACAACACTCAACCGAACCGGTGGTGAGTGGTAAATAG
- a CDS encoding polymer-forming cytoskeletal protein, translated as MFSQKEGGFAGATVIAEGVKVEGNFKGEGPMVIDGEVKGTIVTNHSVEVGKSATIEANVRADSVVVGGFVRGNIIAKSRIELLAGSRVEGDIATTSLVIAEGASFNGKCAMGATKTDDLESSELARETKAKAVKTS; from the coding sequence ATGTTTAGCCAGAAAGAAGGCGGCTTCGCCGGCGCAACCGTTATTGCAGAGGGGGTTAAAGTTGAAGGAAATTTCAAAGGGGAAGGCCCCATGGTAATTGATGGTGAAGTGAAGGGGACCATCGTCACCAACCACTCAGTTGAGGTTGGAAAATCAGCCACCATTGAAGCAAACGTTCGAGCCGACTCTGTCGTCGTTGGTGGTTTTGTTCGTGGCAATATAATTGCAAAAAGTAGGATAGAACTTTTGGCTGGCAGTCGAGTAGAAGGAGATATCGCCACCACGTCTCTGGTGATTGCTGAAGGAGCAAGTTTCAATGGGAAGTGCGCTATGGGCGCGACAAAAACTGATGACCTTGAAAGTAGTGAACTCGCACGAGAGACCAAAGCGAAGGCCGTCAAAACATCATAA
- a CDS encoding D-alanine--D-alanine ligase family protein has translation MAAHKKLTVLLLFGGKSTEHEVSVVSARGIYNALDKNKYDVVLAGIDHDGRWQLQGGAERMLLEGSVEQAGGTQVLPTALNGGLTLRGATDGDTHKIDVVFPIIHGTGGEDGTLQGLLELIEVPYVGCGVLGSAVGMDKDVAKRLVAAAGIPVARTIVVRPHTHISQAVRDFTATVGFPVFVKPASLGSSVGVVKVADAENLQQAIEAAFFYDTKVLIEEGIVGREIEVAVLGNDVPEASVPGEVTPTHDFYSYEAKYIDEAGAALQIPAALTKAEQQEAQRLACKIFQTLELSGMARVDFFYTPSGTWVFNEVNTAPGFTPISMYPKLWECSGLPYPQLLDRLIELARQRYEVRRAVQRKFKIS, from the coding sequence ATGGCTGCACACAAAAAACTTACCGTCCTCCTTCTTTTTGGCGGCAAATCAACGGAGCATGAAGTATCCGTTGTTTCCGCCCGGGGTATTTATAATGCTCTTGATAAGAATAAGTACGATGTCGTGTTGGCCGGAATTGACCACGATGGCCGCTGGCAGCTTCAGGGGGGTGCGGAGCGTATGCTCCTCGAGGGCAGCGTTGAACAAGCTGGTGGTACGCAGGTTTTACCCACAGCGCTTAATGGTGGGTTAACTCTGCGTGGTGCAACTGATGGGGATACGCATAAAATTGATGTTGTTTTCCCTATCATCCACGGCACGGGCGGTGAGGATGGGACGTTGCAAGGTCTTCTGGAGCTTATCGAAGTGCCCTACGTTGGCTGCGGTGTCTTGGGTTCAGCGGTTGGTATGGACAAGGACGTTGCGAAACGACTCGTGGCTGCGGCAGGCATTCCCGTTGCTCGAACAATAGTTGTACGACCACACACGCACATAAGCCAAGCAGTTCGCGACTTCACGGCAACTGTTGGTTTTCCGGTTTTTGTTAAACCGGCTAGTCTTGGCTCTTCGGTGGGAGTTGTGAAAGTTGCCGATGCTGAAAATCTTCAGCAAGCGATTGAGGCTGCCTTTTTTTATGACACGAAGGTTTTAATAGAAGAGGGCATTGTGGGACGTGAGATTGAGGTGGCAGTACTTGGAAACGATGTTCCTGAAGCCTCGGTTCCAGGAGAGGTAACTCCAACGCATGATTTCTATTCTTACGAAGCGAAGTATATTGATGAGGCAGGAGCGGCATTGCAAATTCCGGCGGCGCTTACGAAAGCGGAGCAGCAGGAAGCGCAGCGGTTAGCGTGTAAGATTTTTCAAACATTAGAATTGTCAGGAATGGCGCGAGTGGATTTTTTCTACACTCCTAGTGGCACATGGGTCTTTAACGAGGTGAATACAGCGCCAGGGTTTACACCAATCAGTATGTACCCGAAGTTGTGGGAATGTTCTGGTCTCCCGTATCCACAACTTCTCGATCGGTTGATTGAATTAGCGCGGCAACGGTACGAAGTGCGGCGAGCGGTGCAGCGAAAGTTTAAAATCTCTTGA